Proteins encoded by one window of Rhodococcus sp. OK302:
- a CDS encoding acetyl-CoA C-acetyltransferase → MPEAYIIDAVRTAIGKKGGALSAAHPADLGAGVMTHLLERTEIDPHGIDDVIFGCVDAIGPQAGNIARTSWLAAGLPVEVPGVTVDRQCGSSQQAVHFAAQAVMSGTSDLIIAGGVQNMSQIPIASAMTVGQQFGFETPFHGSAGWRRMYGDQEVSQFRGAEMIAQNWQISRDAMEQWALQSHARAKHAIEQGHFENEIVPVGDFRVDECPRETSLEKMAALHPLLPDGRITAASASQISDGASAVLIASGAAVARHSLTPRARIHHLSARGADPIFMLSAPIPATKYALGKCGLSIDDIDVVEINEAFAPVVLAWIKETGADPAKVNVNGGAIALGHPLGATGTKLFASMLNELERTGGRFGLQTICEGGGTANVTIIERLG, encoded by the coding sequence ATGCCTGAGGCATACATCATCGACGCGGTACGCACAGCAATCGGGAAGAAGGGCGGCGCGCTCTCTGCCGCGCATCCCGCGGATCTGGGTGCCGGCGTCATGACACATTTACTCGAACGCACCGAGATCGATCCGCACGGCATCGACGACGTCATCTTCGGGTGCGTCGATGCAATCGGACCGCAGGCAGGAAATATTGCGCGCACGTCCTGGTTGGCAGCTGGACTTCCGGTCGAGGTTCCCGGGGTGACCGTCGACCGTCAGTGCGGTTCGAGCCAACAAGCCGTTCACTTCGCCGCCCAAGCAGTGATGAGTGGCACTTCGGACCTCATCATCGCCGGTGGAGTGCAGAACATGAGCCAAATCCCCATCGCATCGGCGATGACAGTGGGGCAACAGTTCGGGTTCGAAACACCGTTTCACGGTTCAGCGGGTTGGCGCCGCATGTACGGCGATCAGGAGGTTTCCCAGTTCCGCGGCGCGGAGATGATCGCCCAAAACTGGCAAATCAGTCGAGATGCCATGGAGCAGTGGGCATTGCAAAGTCATGCTCGGGCCAAGCATGCAATCGAGCAGGGTCATTTCGAGAACGAAATCGTCCCGGTGGGCGACTTCCGTGTTGACGAATGTCCGCGAGAGACCAGCCTCGAGAAGATGGCCGCCTTACACCCACTACTGCCCGACGGCCGGATCACCGCGGCCTCGGCAAGTCAGATCAGCGACGGGGCCAGCGCTGTGCTCATCGCGTCCGGCGCAGCGGTGGCACGGCATTCACTGACTCCGCGGGCGCGCATTCATCATCTCAGCGCGAGGGGTGCAGACCCGATTTTCATGCTCAGCGCGCCTATCCCCGCGACCAAATACGCACTGGGCAAGTGCGGTTTGAGTATCGACGACATCGATGTGGTGGAGATCAACGAAGCGTTCGCGCCGGTGGTCTTGGCATGGATCAAGGAAACCGGTGCCGATCCGGCGAAGGTCAATGTCAACGGCGGCGCGATCGCTCTGGGCCACCCACTCGGAGCGACAGGAACCAAACTGTTCGCGTCGATGCTCAACGAGCTCGAGCGCACGGGGGGCCGTTTCGGTCTTCAGACGATCTGTGAAGGTGGCGGGACCGCGAATGTGACGATCATCGAACGCTTGGGATGA
- a CDS encoding phosphoenolpyruvate carboxykinase (GTP) produces the protein MSGDTVTTHIDSGPIVARSTRSDIAAWVAEIADLTAPRNVVWCDGSDEEWNRLTEILVDKGTFVRLEQKPNSFRCVSDPEDVARVEDRTFICSPSRDDAGPTNNWMDPLDMKTVMTEHYRGAMSGRTMYVIAFCMGPLDAAEPKFGVQITDSEYVAVSMQVMTRSGTQAWDALGGGAEYVKCLHSVGAPLYDGQLDVPWPCDHTKYISHFPEERTIWSYGSGYGGNALLGKKCYSLRIASKMAKDEGWLAEHMLILKLTSPQNSVRYIAAAFPSSCGKTNMAMLDPTLDGWTAETIGDDIAWMRFGDDGRLYAVNPEAGFFGVAPGTSTETNPHAMATIDKGNSIFTNVALTDDGDVWWEGMTKEPPAHLTDWRQRDWTPGSGTPAAHPNSRYCTPIAQCPTVAPEWNDPAGVPISAIFFGGRRATTIPLITESFDWQHGVFLASTLSSETTAAAAGEVGVVRRDPMAMLPFLGYHVGDYFQHWLDIGPRTDSWKLPKIFYVNWFRRGDHDEFLWPGFGENSRILKWALERIEGTADAEVTPIGNVPTLDSLDLTGLKLHRPTVTAALAVDPTEWASELPLIDEWYATIGGNKLPDALREELRALRQRLSGFDYDLTDAIPTRDSDFRRVRMHPDDH, from the coding sequence ATGTCAGGAGACACAGTGACAACTCATATCGACTCCGGTCCGATCGTTGCCCGCAGCACTCGGTCCGACATCGCGGCCTGGGTCGCGGAGATCGCGGATCTGACCGCGCCACGCAATGTGGTGTGGTGCGACGGATCCGACGAGGAATGGAACCGGCTGACCGAAATACTGGTCGACAAGGGCACTTTCGTTCGATTGGAGCAAAAGCCGAACTCGTTCCGGTGTGTATCCGACCCCGAAGATGTCGCCCGGGTCGAGGACAGAACGTTCATCTGTTCGCCGTCGCGTGATGATGCGGGGCCGACGAACAATTGGATGGATCCGCTCGACATGAAAACGGTCATGACCGAGCACTACCGCGGTGCTATGTCGGGCAGAACCATGTATGTCATCGCATTCTGTATGGGTCCACTCGACGCAGCCGAACCCAAATTCGGGGTGCAGATCACGGACTCGGAATATGTCGCGGTGTCGATGCAGGTCATGACTCGATCCGGCACACAGGCCTGGGATGCTCTCGGCGGCGGCGCCGAGTATGTGAAATGCCTGCATTCGGTCGGAGCGCCCTTGTACGACGGTCAGCTCGACGTGCCGTGGCCGTGCGATCACACCAAGTACATTTCTCATTTTCCCGAGGAACGCACCATCTGGAGCTACGGTTCCGGCTACGGCGGCAACGCGCTACTCGGCAAGAAATGCTATTCACTGCGCATCGCCTCGAAGATGGCGAAGGACGAGGGCTGGCTGGCGGAGCACATGCTCATACTCAAGCTCACTTCCCCGCAGAACTCCGTGCGATACATCGCGGCAGCGTTCCCGTCCTCGTGTGGCAAGACGAACATGGCCATGCTCGATCCCACCCTCGACGGATGGACAGCGGAAACCATCGGTGACGATATCGCCTGGATGCGATTCGGTGACGACGGGCGGCTCTACGCCGTCAATCCGGAAGCCGGTTTCTTCGGCGTCGCCCCAGGTACCAGCACCGAAACCAATCCCCACGCAATGGCGACGATCGACAAAGGGAACTCGATCTTCACCAACGTGGCGCTGACCGATGACGGCGACGTGTGGTGGGAAGGAATGACCAAGGAACCACCGGCTCATCTCACCGATTGGCGACAACGTGACTGGACACCGGGATCCGGTACACCGGCGGCACACCCGAATTCGCGGTACTGCACCCCGATTGCTCAGTGCCCGACAGTTGCCCCCGAATGGAACGACCCAGCGGGCGTTCCGATCTCGGCGATCTTCTTCGGCGGCCGGCGCGCCACCACCATCCCCCTGATCACCGAATCCTTCGACTGGCAACACGGGGTGTTCCTCGCCTCGACACTCTCGTCGGAGACCACGGCCGCCGCAGCCGGAGAGGTCGGCGTCGTGCGCCGTGACCCCATGGCAATGTTGCCGTTCCTGGGCTACCACGTCGGAGACTACTTCCAACATTGGCTCGATATCGGACCTCGCACCGATTCATGGAAACTGCCGAAGATCTTCTACGTCAACTGGTTTCGCCGCGGCGACCACGACGAATTTCTGTGGCCTGGTTTCGGGGAGAACTCTCGGATCCTCAAATGGGCACTCGAACGAATCGAAGGTACCGCTGACGCCGAGGTGACCCCGATCGGCAATGTACCGACCCTCGATTCGTTGGATCTGACGGGTCTGAAACTTCATCGTCCGACCGTGACGGCTGCTCTGGCGGTCGATCCGACCGAGTGGGCATCCGAACTCCCCCTGATCGACGAGTGGTACGCCACGATCGGCGGAAACAAGCTCCCCGATGCTCTGCGCGAAGAGTTGCGTGCACTTCGGCAGCGGCTGTCGGGTTTCGACTACGACCTCACAGACGCTATTCCCACTCGTGACAGCGATTTCCGGCGCGTGCGCATGCACCCCGACGATCACTGA
- a CDS encoding SulP family inorganic anion transporter — MTETPASNSTSAPENTLGRAAHAVRDLLPRWSEWSSSLRAPGADLLAGLIVALVALPLALGFGISTGLGAAAGLTTAVIAGAVAAVFGGSRFQVSGPTGAMTVVLVPIVHQYGGSGVLAVGLIAGIVLVALAFAGIGRAVRFMPAPVIEGFTAGIAVVIALQQIPAALGITDAEGDKVWRSAADAVAKFVEHPSILTPATALVVAAAILIGGRYLPKVPFSLVAVAIATLAAQLLHLDIARIGEIPSGIAAPTLNFLHLGDLTSLVAPALAVAALAALESLLSATAADSMGVGTRHNPDRELFGQGLANIAAPLFGGVPATGAIARTAVNVRSGARSRLAALTHAVILAAIVYLASTLVAEIPLAALAGVLLATTVRMVETASIIAIARATRADTAVMGATFLVTVALDLVTAVAVGVAFAAILALRAVAKSAKIEQVPLDDDGHQSEEHELLREHIVAYRIDGALFFAAAHRFLLELADVSDVKVVILRMSRVTAIDATGAIVLKDAIDKLEHRHITVLISGMKSEHLRPLKALGVFTTKDSERRHIFSDTPRAIEYARMLVLPRSHYTSMNTEE; from the coding sequence ATGACCGAAACGCCCGCATCGAATTCCACTTCGGCACCCGAGAACACGCTCGGTCGAGCCGCCCACGCCGTACGGGACCTGTTGCCCCGGTGGAGCGAATGGAGTTCGTCGCTGCGCGCGCCCGGCGCAGACCTGCTGGCCGGACTGATCGTCGCCCTGGTCGCGCTCCCCCTGGCCCTGGGATTCGGCATCTCCACCGGGCTCGGCGCAGCCGCTGGTCTGACCACGGCAGTTATTGCCGGAGCGGTGGCCGCGGTGTTCGGCGGATCTCGCTTCCAGGTGTCGGGCCCGACCGGCGCCATGACTGTCGTCTTGGTTCCCATCGTTCACCAGTACGGCGGATCCGGTGTGCTCGCAGTCGGGCTGATCGCCGGCATCGTGCTGGTGGCTCTCGCATTCGCCGGAATCGGACGGGCAGTGCGCTTCATGCCGGCACCCGTCATCGAAGGGTTCACCGCCGGAATCGCTGTAGTGATCGCACTGCAACAGATACCGGCCGCGTTGGGTATCACCGACGCCGAGGGCGACAAGGTGTGGCGCAGCGCGGCGGACGCAGTCGCCAAGTTCGTCGAGCACCCGTCGATCCTCACTCCAGCAACCGCACTCGTTGTGGCCGCCGCAATCCTCATCGGTGGACGCTACCTGCCGAAAGTGCCCTTCTCTCTTGTCGCTGTCGCCATCGCCACTCTCGCTGCGCAACTGTTGCACCTCGATATCGCCCGCATCGGTGAAATCCCTTCCGGTATCGCAGCTCCGACGTTGAACTTCTTACATCTCGGGGACCTCACCTCACTAGTGGCCCCCGCACTCGCAGTGGCGGCGCTGGCAGCGCTCGAGTCACTGCTGTCGGCGACCGCGGCCGATTCGATGGGTGTCGGGACCCGCCACAATCCCGACCGGGAGCTGTTCGGGCAGGGTTTGGCAAACATCGCCGCGCCGCTGTTCGGCGGCGTCCCCGCGACCGGCGCGATCGCCCGCACAGCGGTCAACGTCCGTTCCGGTGCCCGCAGTCGCCTGGCCGCACTCACCCATGCGGTCATCCTCGCCGCGATCGTCTACTTGGCATCGACCCTGGTCGCCGAGATACCCCTGGCCGCCCTCGCCGGCGTTCTGCTCGCCACGACGGTCCGCATGGTCGAAACCGCCTCGATCATCGCGATAGCGCGCGCTACCCGAGCGGACACCGCAGTCATGGGTGCGACGTTCCTGGTCACCGTCGCGCTCGACCTCGTCACCGCGGTAGCGGTCGGCGTCGCGTTCGCGGCAATTCTGGCCCTGCGCGCTGTCGCCAAATCGGCCAAGATCGAGCAAGTCCCACTCGACGATGACGGACATCAAAGCGAAGAACACGAACTGCTCCGAGAACACATCGTCGCGTACCGCATCGACGGCGCATTGTTCTTCGCTGCAGCCCACAGGTTCCTCCTGGAACTAGCCGACGTCTCCGACGTCAAGGTGGTCATCTTGCGGATGTCACGCGTGACCGCCATCGATGCCACCGGCGCCATCGTGCTCAAAGACGCCATCGACAAACTCGAACACCGCCACATCACCGTCCTGATCTCCGGCATGAAATCCGAGCACCTACGGCCGCTCAAAGCACTGGGCGTCTTCACCACCAAGGACAGCGAACGCAGGCATATCTTCTCCGACACACCCCGCGCCATCGAGTACGCCCGAATGCTGGTGCTCCCGAGAAGCCATTACACGTCGATGAATACCGAGGAATGA
- a CDS encoding acetyl-CoA C-acetyltransferase, which produces MLKTPTVIVAGARTPLGRLMGSLKDLSGSDLGGIAIKGALEKSGVAPEQVEYVIMGQVLTAGAGQMPARQAAVAAGIPMSVPALSINKVCLSGVDAIALADQLIRAGEFEVVVAGGQESMSRAPHMLEKSREGFKYGDVTMRDHMAYDGLHDIFTDQAMGLLTEQVNQKDDSHITRAEQDAFAAASHQNAARAWKDGLFDNEVVPVSIPQRKGDPMVFAQDEGIRADTTAESLGKLRPAFSKDGTITAGSASPISDGAAAVVVMSKAKAEELGLTWIAEIGAHGVVAGPDSTLQSQPARAIAKACEKEGIDPKDLDLVEINEAFAAVGIASTRELGLDPAKVNVNGGAIAVGHPLGMSGARIALHLALELQRRGGGIGAAALCGGGGQGDALIVRVPKS; this is translated from the coding sequence ATGTTAAAGACACCCACCGTCATTGTTGCCGGAGCCCGTACCCCGCTGGGTCGACTCATGGGTTCCTTGAAGGACCTTTCCGGGTCCGATCTGGGCGGAATCGCCATCAAGGGCGCGCTGGAAAAATCAGGCGTTGCTCCGGAGCAGGTCGAGTACGTCATCATGGGCCAGGTTCTGACCGCCGGTGCCGGCCAGATGCCGGCCCGTCAGGCCGCCGTCGCAGCCGGAATCCCCATGAGCGTTCCGGCGCTGAGCATCAACAAGGTGTGCCTCTCAGGTGTCGACGCCATCGCCCTGGCCGATCAGCTGATCCGCGCCGGCGAGTTCGAGGTTGTCGTCGCCGGTGGTCAGGAATCGATGAGCCGCGCACCGCACATGCTCGAGAAAAGCCGTGAAGGCTTCAAATACGGCGACGTCACCATGCGCGATCACATGGCCTACGACGGCCTGCACGACATCTTCACCGATCAGGCGATGGGTCTGCTGACCGAGCAGGTCAACCAGAAAGACGACAGTCACATCACCCGCGCGGAGCAGGACGCGTTTGCCGCGGCCTCACACCAGAACGCGGCCCGCGCGTGGAAGGACGGACTCTTCGACAACGAAGTTGTTCCGGTCTCCATCCCGCAGCGCAAGGGTGATCCCATGGTGTTCGCACAGGATGAGGGCATCCGCGCCGATACAACCGCCGAATCCCTCGGTAAGTTGCGTCCCGCCTTCAGCAAGGACGGCACCATCACCGCCGGTTCGGCGTCGCCGATCTCCGACGGTGCTGCCGCTGTTGTCGTGATGAGCAAGGCCAAGGCCGAAGAACTCGGTTTGACGTGGATCGCCGAAATCGGTGCCCATGGCGTTGTCGCCGGACCGGACTCCACGTTGCAGTCGCAGCCGGCGCGGGCCATCGCCAAGGCCTGTGAAAAGGAAGGCATCGACCCCAAGGACCTGGACCTCGTCGAGATCAACGAAGCCTTCGCGGCAGTCGGCATTGCGTCGACGCGTGAGCTCGGGCTCGATCCCGCCAAGGTGAACGTCAACGGCGGCGCTATTGCCGTCGGGCACCCGCTCGGAATGTCCGGTGCCCGTATTGCTCTGCACTTGGCGCTGGAGTTGCAGCGTCGCGGCGGCGGAATCGGTGCTGCGGCACTGTGCGGCGGCGGCGGACAGGGCGACGCTCTGATCGTCCGCGTCCCCAAGTCCTGA
- a CDS encoding ArsR/SmtB family transcription factor produces MVVNSRQPLYQMKADFFKTLGHPARIRVLELLSEREHAVSEMLPEVGIEAANLSQQLSILRRAGLVTARREGLSVSYALTSPRIADLLTTARAILTGMVAGQAEMLVEEISEPPALAGKHRN; encoded by the coding sequence GTGGTCGTGAACTCGCGCCAGCCGCTTTATCAAATGAAAGCCGACTTCTTCAAGACCCTGGGGCATCCTGCACGCATTCGCGTATTGGAGCTTCTGAGTGAGCGCGAGCACGCCGTGTCGGAAATGCTGCCCGAAGTGGGCATCGAGGCGGCAAATCTGTCTCAGCAACTGTCGATCTTGCGCCGCGCAGGTTTGGTCACAGCACGCAGGGAAGGCCTGTCCGTGTCCTACGCCCTGACTTCTCCTCGCATCGCCGACCTGTTGACCACCGCCCGTGCCATCCTGACGGGCATGGTCGCCGGCCAAGCCGAGATGCTGGTCGAAGAGATTTCGGAACCGCCCGCGTTGGCCGGCAAGCATCGCAACTGA
- a CDS encoding thiolase family protein encodes MRDAVIVEAIRTPSGRRNGMLSTIHPADLSAQVLVGLVDRTGLDPVEVDDVIWGCVSQAGEQTGDIARTAALAADWPHTVTGVTIDRQCGSSQQAVHFAAAGLIAGQYDVVVAGGVESMSRVPMGSSSAGRNPLGSLFMARYHGIAPSQGVGAEMIAEQWGLTRRQCDDFALASHSKAAYAQDDGHFDDQIVPIVLSNGTKIERDEGIRRGGTPETLAGIKTAFSDTGVVTAGNSSQISDGSAALLMMTSEKAAHLGLTPIVRVRTAVLAGADPVIMLTAPIPATEKALRRSGLSLSDIGVFEVNEAFATVPLAWLAETGADPERLNPNGGAIALGHPLGGSGARLMTTMIHHMRSTGTRYGLQTMCEGGGQANATILELL; translated from the coding sequence CGCAACGGCATGTTGTCGACCATCCACCCAGCCGATTTGTCGGCGCAGGTTTTGGTAGGGCTTGTGGACCGTACCGGCCTCGACCCGGTCGAAGTCGACGACGTCATCTGGGGCTGCGTCAGCCAGGCAGGCGAGCAGACCGGAGACATCGCGCGTACCGCGGCGCTGGCGGCGGACTGGCCGCACACCGTCACCGGTGTGACCATCGACCGCCAGTGCGGATCCTCGCAGCAAGCGGTGCATTTCGCCGCTGCAGGACTGATCGCCGGACAGTACGACGTGGTCGTTGCCGGTGGAGTCGAGTCCATGAGCCGAGTCCCGATGGGGTCTTCGTCAGCCGGTAGGAATCCGCTCGGGAGTTTGTTCATGGCGCGCTATCACGGCATCGCACCCTCACAGGGGGTCGGCGCAGAAATGATCGCCGAGCAGTGGGGTCTGACGCGTCGGCAGTGTGACGACTTCGCACTCGCCTCGCATTCGAAAGCAGCGTACGCGCAAGACGACGGACACTTCGACGATCAGATTGTCCCGATCGTGCTCTCGAACGGCACCAAGATCGAGCGGGACGAGGGAATCCGGCGCGGCGGAACACCGGAGACTCTCGCAGGTATCAAGACCGCATTCTCCGATACCGGTGTGGTGACAGCAGGAAACAGTTCGCAGATCTCCGACGGTTCTGCCGCACTGTTGATGATGACGAGTGAGAAGGCCGCGCACTTGGGTCTGACACCGATCGTTCGCGTTCGCACTGCCGTCCTGGCCGGAGCCGATCCGGTGATCATGCTGACCGCACCGATCCCGGCAACAGAAAAGGCTTTGCGGCGCAGCGGTTTATCCTTGTCTGACATCGGGGTCTTCGAGGTCAACGAGGCATTCGCAACGGTGCCGCTTGCGTGGCTGGCGGAAACAGGCGCGGACCCCGAGCGGCTCAACCCCAACGGGGGAGCCATCGCGTTAGGTCATCCGCTAGGCGGCAGTGGTGCACGCCTGATGACGACCATGATTCACCACATGCGAAGCACCGGAACACGTTACGGATTGCAGACGATGTGTGAAGGTGGCGGGCAAGCGAACGCCACCATTCTCGAACTCCTCTAA
- a CDS encoding DUF5313 family protein: protein MNHYVPERKSIPSHLRPACEIPGGANVARRVPPWVIEDITGPGASRRYATRYIVPLLPILAGLLLIPGPWIIRISMVLLLFLPFVYFLLALKKIYLRHRLVSHGLNPSLLDVHQQKKMDEEKQAYESRYRP, encoded by the coding sequence ATGAATCACTATGTCCCAGAACGGAAATCTATCCCATCCCACCTTCGCCCAGCATGTGAAATACCTGGCGGGGCGAACGTTGCCCGACGAGTTCCTCCGTGGGTAATCGAGGACATCACCGGTCCTGGCGCATCCCGCCGCTACGCAACCCGGTACATCGTCCCATTGCTACCTATCCTGGCCGGTTTGTTGCTGATTCCCGGCCCCTGGATCATCCGAATCAGCATGGTGCTCCTACTGTTCCTCCCCTTCGTCTACTTCCTTCTCGCCTTGAAGAAGATCTATCTGAGACATCGGTTGGTCAGCCACGGCTTGAACCCATCGCTCCTCGATGTGCATCAGCAAAAGAAAATGGACGAAGAAAAACAAGCCTACGAGTCGCGCTACCGCCCATGA
- a CDS encoding steroid 3-ketoacyl-CoA thiolase, with protein MGNPVIVEAVRTPIGKRGGWLSGLHAAELLGAAQRGLLDRSGIDPMIVEQVIGGCVTQAGEQSNNVTRTAWLHAGLPWQTGCTTIDCQCGSAQQSTHLIAGLIATDALDVGIGCGVEAMSRVPLGANVGEHAGPRRPLSWNIDMPNQFEAAERIARRRNLTRADIEAFGVQSQEKARQAWDEHRFDAEVVPVMAPVQSSEPGAEYVMVEKDQGLRATTADALAALNPIIAGGIHTAGTSSQISDGAAAVLLMDQSRAEQLGLTPRARIVSQCLVGAEPEFHLDGPVQATQRVLERAQMSIADLDLFEINEAFASVVLSWASVHRPDMDKVNVNGGAIALGHPVGSSGARLIATALHELERRDGTTALITMCNGGALATATIIERI; from the coding sequence ATGGGAAATCCCGTGATCGTAGAGGCCGTGCGCACTCCCATCGGAAAACGTGGAGGTTGGCTCTCCGGTCTGCATGCCGCAGAACTGTTGGGGGCAGCCCAACGAGGGCTGCTCGATCGTTCCGGAATCGACCCGATGATCGTCGAACAAGTCATCGGCGGTTGCGTTACCCAGGCCGGTGAACAGTCCAACAATGTGACACGCACCGCATGGTTGCACGCAGGTCTCCCCTGGCAGACCGGATGCACCACCATCGACTGCCAATGCGGCTCAGCCCAGCAGTCCACCCATCTGATCGCCGGCTTGATCGCCACCGACGCACTCGACGTCGGGATCGGATGCGGCGTCGAAGCAATGAGCCGAGTGCCTCTCGGCGCCAACGTCGGCGAGCATGCCGGACCTCGCCGCCCACTCTCGTGGAATATCGACATGCCCAACCAATTCGAGGCAGCCGAACGAATCGCCCGCCGCAGGAATCTGACCCGCGCCGACATCGAAGCATTCGGCGTGCAATCCCAGGAAAAGGCGCGACAGGCATGGGACGAACACCGATTCGACGCAGAAGTGGTGCCGGTCATGGCGCCTGTCCAGTCGTCGGAACCGGGCGCCGAGTACGTGATGGTCGAGAAGGACCAGGGTCTGCGGGCGACAACCGCTGACGCACTGGCCGCCCTGAACCCGATCATTGCCGGCGGAATCCACACAGCCGGTACCTCGTCGCAGATCTCCGACGGCGCCGCCGCAGTCCTGTTGATGGATCAGAGTCGCGCCGAGCAACTCGGCCTCACCCCACGAGCCCGGATCGTTTCGCAGTGCCTCGTCGGTGCGGAGCCCGAATTTCATCTCGACGGTCCGGTCCAAGCCACACAACGAGTGCTGGAACGGGCACAGATGAGCATTGCCGATCTGGACCTGTTCGAGATCAACGAAGCATTCGCCTCCGTTGTCCTGTCCTGGGCCAGTGTGCACCGCCCCGATATGGACAAAGTCAACGTCAACGGCGGCGCGATCGCTCTCGGGCATCCTGTGGGCAGTTCGGGTGCCCGGTTGATCGCAACGGCACTGCACGAGCTCGAACGACGCGACGGCACAACAGCATTGATCACGATGTGTAACGGAGGGGCACTGGCGACCGCAACGATCATCGAACGGATCTGA
- a CDS encoding DUF1275 family protein, protein MSESPLARSSFEIAMNTYAGFLDVFGIFLVGGTFISSHNATITETGSWSVSIPALAVTVASVLAGFVSGVVIATLLTRQRPQRPARVLAVAIILLAATGVAVTISSTAAVVGFLVAIAAGAASTLINTDGQLVTTTQDIAERVLSRRASRGLVCRMQLSVAFAVGAVVGTLTYRFFASAGLWVALAGSIAAIALTYAPFASQAPTDLDTHD, encoded by the coding sequence GTGAGTGAAAGCCCGCTTGCGCGATCCTCATTCGAAATAGCGATGAATACCTACGCCGGATTCCTCGACGTTTTCGGGATCTTTCTGGTCGGTGGCACCTTCATTTCGTCCCACAACGCAACCATCACCGAGACCGGCTCCTGGTCGGTAAGTATCCCTGCACTGGCGGTAACCGTCGCCAGCGTACTGGCAGGGTTCGTCTCCGGCGTCGTCATCGCAACACTGCTCACCCGTCAACGACCGCAGCGGCCAGCGCGGGTCTTGGCAGTAGCAATTATTCTGCTTGCAGCGACCGGAGTCGCCGTCACGATCTCGTCCACGGCAGCAGTCGTGGGGTTCCTCGTAGCGATCGCCGCCGGCGCCGCAAGCACTCTGATCAACACTGACGGACAACTCGTGACGACTACCCAGGATATAGCCGAAAGAGTGTTGTCTCGCCGTGCAAGTCGAGGACTCGTATGTAGGATGCAACTCTCTGTTGCCTTCGCTGTAGGCGCTGTCGTGGGAACACTCACCTACCGATTTTTCGCCAGCGCCGGACTGTGGGTAGCTCTGGCAGGCTCAATAGCTGCTATCGCACTCACTTATGCGCCATTCGCATCGCAGGCCCCCACCGACCTCGATACTCACGACTAA